A DNA window from Myxococcales bacterium contains the following coding sequences:
- the tatA gene encoding twin-arginine translocase TatA/TatE family subunit, with translation MPGMGELLIILLIVLVVFGASKLPQIGHGLGSAIKNFKRAAAGDDEIEVSKKALDGKSSKELGAGADEDGEFEEVVVRRRVKKES, from the coding sequence ATGCCCGGCATGGGCGAACTACTCATCATCCTTCTAATCGTGCTGGTCGTCTTCGGTGCCAGCAAGTTGCCCCAGATCGGCCACGGCCTGGGCTCGGCGATCAAGAACTTCAAGCGCGCGGCCGCGGGCGACGACGAGATCGAGGTCTCGAAGAAGGCGCTCGACGGCAAGAGCAGCAAGGAGCTCGGCGCGGGCGCCGACGAAGACGGCGAGTTCGAAGAGGTCGTCGTGCGCCGCCGCGTGAAGAAAGAGAGCTGA
- a CDS encoding polyhydroxyalkanoate synthesis regulator DNA-binding domain-containing protein encodes MAEARVIKRYANRKLYDTQHSRYVTLDQISEMIRAGDEVKIVDNKTKEDLTSVTLAQIIFEEEKKQRSFMPLGAMRNIIQNGGEWFAEAQRRVTSVLPFKRDPDEPAPEEVDDLDESDPAGAPRRRELVVLREFRHWVNEQQRALDEWQKRVDGKVRTAIGGISPFSGLHKDVRNLADRIAELEAKLEEMADAEGHE; translated from the coding sequence ATGGCCGAGGCGCGAGTCATCAAGCGGTACGCCAACCGCAAGCTCTACGACACGCAGCACAGCCGCTACGTGACGCTCGACCAGATCTCCGAGATGATCCGCGCCGGCGACGAGGTCAAGATCGTCGACAACAAGACCAAGGAGGATCTCACCTCGGTCACGCTGGCGCAGATCATCTTCGAGGAAGAGAAGAAGCAGCGCAGCTTCATGCCGCTGGGCGCGATGCGCAACATCATCCAGAACGGCGGCGAGTGGTTCGCCGAGGCCCAGCGCCGGGTCACCAGCGTGCTGCCGTTCAAGCGCGACCCCGACGAGCCGGCGCCCGAGGAGGTCGACGACCTCGACGAGAGCGATCCGGCGGGCGCGCCGCGGCGGCGCGAGCTGGTGGTCCTGCGCGAGTTCCGCCACTGGGTCAACGAGCAGCAGCGCGCGCTCGACGAGTGGCAGAAGCGCGTCGACGGCAAGGTCCGGACGGCGATCGGCGGCATCTCGCCGTTCTCGGGCCTGCACAAGGACGTGCGCAACCTGGCCGATCGCATCGCCGAGCTCGAGGCCAAGCTCGAGGAGATGGCCGACGCCGAGGGGCACGAGTGA
- the xdh gene encoding selenium-dependent xanthine dehydrogenase: protein MTASEPGRSPARARRRGVCWRHRRRWRRQEVLVTLSFTLNGSPVTVEPRPDESLLETLRERCGVHSLKDGCAPQGQCGCCLAIVGGRAVVTCAMPAAKAAGKEIVTLDGVPAAERQQMADAFVAAAGLQCGFCIPGIMVRAKHLLDHTPDPSRDEIARAIDVHLCRCTGYVKIIDAVQLLARARRGEVVPTPHPDGGVGDRVARYRGADLALGVRPYVADLRRDGMLFGALHLTAHPRARVVRIDTARAAAHPGVVAVATYRDVPGQRWYGLIKQDWPAFVAEGEEVRCVGDVLAAVAAIDQATARAAAALIDVEYEVLPPVTSPAEALAPGAPQVNPTYGNVLSHTRIRRGDVDAALAASAHVVTGTWTTQRIEHLFLEPESALVEPGPRPGTYKLYSQGQGVFDDRRQCAAFLGIPEDDLAVELVPNGGAFGGKEDMSVQAQTALLAHLTQRPVLVTLTREQSVRMHPKRHPIAMTYTVGCDAAGALTAVKAEMIGDTGAYASVGAKVLERAAGHACGPYRVTNVSVDAIAAVTNNPPCGAMRGFGANQAAFAIEGCMDLLAAQVGLDGWEMRWRNAVEIGDTFASGQVFEKSVGLKQTLQAVKPAYDAARAAGAAVGIACGLKNSGIGNGAVEWGKARLVVEADGTVSLYNGYTEMGQGLLTVLAQFAAEVSGLPSSVFRPKVDSTFALGCGQTTGSRATLFGGNAVVSAATKLRAALDAGRTLAELAGEVFAADVMIDDTTAPGADVAKVKTHTSFGFATQVVILDDAGRVARVVAAHDVGRAVNPDLCEGQLEGAVHMGLGYALTEELACEGGWPTTHKLRELGVLRARDMPTVEVILVEDPEPEGPFGAKGVGEIGLVPTAGAVAGALAAFDGERRYTLPMRDAPAARAMSVGKRGGAKAAP, encoded by the coding sequence ATGACCGCAAGCGAGCCTGGCCGGTCGCCCGCCCGCGCCCGCCGGCGGGGCGTATGCTGGCGCCACCGTCGGCGCTGGCGCCGGCAGGAGGTGCTCGTGACCCTCTCCTTCACGCTCAACGGCTCGCCGGTCACGGTCGAGCCGCGCCCCGACGAGTCGCTGCTCGAGACCCTGCGCGAGCGCTGCGGCGTCCACTCGCTCAAGGACGGCTGCGCGCCCCAGGGCCAGTGCGGCTGCTGCCTGGCGATCGTCGGCGGCCGCGCGGTCGTCACCTGCGCGATGCCGGCCGCCAAGGCCGCGGGCAAGGAGATCGTGACCCTCGACGGCGTCCCGGCCGCCGAGCGCCAGCAGATGGCCGACGCGTTCGTCGCCGCCGCCGGCCTGCAGTGCGGCTTCTGCATCCCCGGCATCATGGTGCGCGCCAAGCACCTGCTCGATCACACGCCCGATCCGTCGCGCGACGAGATCGCCCGGGCCATCGACGTCCACCTGTGCCGCTGCACCGGCTACGTCAAGATCATCGACGCGGTCCAGCTCCTGGCCCGGGCCCGCCGCGGCGAGGTCGTGCCGACGCCCCACCCCGACGGCGGCGTCGGCGATCGGGTCGCGCGCTACCGCGGCGCCGATCTCGCCCTCGGCGTGCGCCCCTACGTCGCCGATCTGCGGCGCGACGGCATGCTCTTCGGCGCGCTCCACCTGACCGCGCACCCCCGCGCCAGGGTGGTCCGCATCGACACCGCCCGCGCCGCCGCGCACCCCGGCGTGGTCGCGGTCGCGACCTACCGCGACGTCCCGGGCCAGCGCTGGTACGGCCTGATCAAGCAGGACTGGCCCGCCTTCGTCGCCGAGGGCGAGGAGGTCCGCTGCGTCGGCGACGTGCTGGCCGCGGTCGCCGCGATCGATCAGGCCACCGCCCGGGCCGCCGCCGCGCTGATCGACGTCGAGTACGAGGTGCTGCCGCCGGTGACGTCGCCGGCCGAGGCGCTGGCGCCCGGCGCGCCCCAGGTCAACCCGACCTACGGCAACGTGCTGTCGCACACGCGCATCCGCCGCGGCGACGTCGACGCCGCGCTGGCCGCGAGCGCCCACGTCGTCACCGGCACCTGGACCACGCAGCGCATCGAGCACCTGTTCCTCGAGCCCGAGAGCGCGCTGGTCGAGCCGGGCCCGCGCCCGGGCACGTACAAGCTCTACAGCCAGGGCCAGGGCGTCTTCGACGATCGCCGCCAGTGCGCGGCGTTCCTCGGCATCCCCGAGGACGATCTCGCGGTCGAGCTGGTGCCCAACGGCGGCGCGTTCGGCGGCAAGGAGGACATGTCGGTCCAGGCCCAGACCGCGCTGCTCGCGCACCTGACCCAGCGGCCGGTGCTCGTGACGCTGACGCGGGAGCAGTCGGTGCGCATGCACCCCAAGCGCCACCCGATCGCGATGACGTACACCGTCGGCTGCGACGCCGCCGGCGCGCTGACCGCGGTCAAGGCCGAGATGATCGGCGACACCGGCGCCTACGCCTCGGTCGGCGCCAAGGTGCTCGAGCGCGCCGCCGGCCACGCCTGCGGGCCGTACCGCGTGACCAACGTCTCGGTCGACGCGATCGCCGCGGTCACGAACAACCCGCCGTGCGGCGCGATGCGCGGGTTCGGCGCCAACCAGGCCGCGTTCGCGATCGAGGGCTGCATGGATCTGCTGGCCGCCCAGGTCGGCCTCGACGGCTGGGAGATGCGCTGGCGCAACGCCGTCGAGATCGGCGACACGTTCGCGTCGGGGCAGGTGTTCGAGAAGTCGGTCGGCTTGAAGCAGACCTTGCAGGCGGTCAAGCCCGCCTACGACGCCGCGCGCGCCGCCGGGGCCGCGGTCGGGATCGCCTGCGGCCTCAAGAACAGCGGCATCGGCAACGGCGCGGTCGAGTGGGGCAAGGCCCGGCTGGTGGTCGAGGCCGACGGCACGGTGTCGCTCTACAACGGCTACACCGAGATGGGCCAGGGCCTGCTGACGGTGCTGGCCCAGTTCGCGGCCGAGGTCAGCGGGCTGCCGTCGTCGGTGTTCCGGCCCAAGGTCGACTCGACGTTCGCGCTCGGCTGCGGCCAGACCACCGGCTCGCGCGCGACCTTGTTCGGCGGCAACGCCGTGGTCAGCGCCGCGACCAAGCTGCGGGCCGCGCTCGACGCCGGTCGCACGCTGGCCGAGCTGGCCGGCGAGGTGTTCGCGGCCGACGTGATGATCGACGACACCACCGCGCCCGGCGCCGACGTCGCCAAGGTCAAGACCCACACCTCGTTCGGCTTCGCGACCCAGGTGGTCATCCTCGACGACGCCGGCCGGGTCGCGCGGGTCGTCGCCGCCCACGACGTCGGCCGCGCGGTCAACCCCGACCTGTGCGAGGGCCAGCTCGAGGGCGCGGTCCACATGGGCCTGGGCTACGCGCTGACCGAGGAGCTGGCGTGCGAGGGCGGCTGGCCCACGACCCACAAGCTGCGCGAGCTGGGCGTGCTGCGGGCCCGCGACATGCCGACGGTCGAGGTGATCCTCGTCGAGGATCCCGAGCCCGAGGGCCCGTTCGGCGCCAAGGGCGTCGGCGAGATCGGCCTGGTGCCGACCGCCGGCGCGGTCGCCGGCGCGCTGGCCGCGTTCGACGGCGAGCGGCGCTACACCCTGCCGATGCGCGACGCGCCGGCGGCGCGGGCGATGAGCGTCGGCAAGCGCGGCGGGGCCAAGGCCGCGCCATGA
- a CDS encoding pyridoxal-phosphate dependent enzyme has translation MSRPALETEIVDRATRDRTVALFRERRIVLPTLGELADPTTIPASHDAALATTDPDAPAPANLFRVHWHNAGDRRARIAVPEHVVLPPALTGVPSPIVVAFGDHFPMITAHKVLAAYGCLVPRLMTGQFDPTRHRAVWPSTGNYCRGGVAISRILGCRGVAVLPEGMSAERFHWLERWVADPGDIVRTVGTESNVKEIYDTCAELDRDPDNVIFNQFSEFANHLVHLHVTGPALARVFTAAAATRPGLRLAAFVSATGSAGTIAAGDYLKDHHGARIVAVEALECPTMLYNGFGEHNIQGIGDKHIPYIHNVTNTDVAVAVSDRATDELNVVFNTDVGRAALAARGVPAEVVTALAHFGLSSICNVLAAIKTAKQLGLGPDDALVTVATDGAAMYATEVDKAIGKRFGGTFDRAAAERALDLHLAGATTEHTLVLAPIDRDRIFNLGYFTWVEQQGVALADFERRRGQDFWRGLRAAVPIWDDLIRGFNDDVGVAPAS, from the coding sequence ATGAGCCGACCCGCCCTCGAGACCGAGATCGTCGACCGCGCCACCCGCGACCGCACCGTGGCCCTGTTCCGCGAGCGCCGGATCGTCCTGCCGACGCTGGGCGAGCTGGCCGATCCGACGACGATCCCCGCGAGCCACGACGCCGCGCTGGCCACGACCGACCCCGACGCGCCGGCGCCGGCCAACCTGTTCCGGGTCCACTGGCACAACGCCGGCGACCGCCGGGCCCGGATCGCGGTGCCCGAGCACGTCGTCCTGCCGCCGGCCCTGACCGGCGTCCCCAGCCCGATCGTGGTGGCGTTCGGCGATCACTTCCCGATGATCACCGCGCACAAGGTGCTGGCCGCGTACGGCTGCCTGGTGCCGCGGCTGATGACCGGCCAGTTCGATCCCACCCGCCACCGCGCGGTCTGGCCGTCGACCGGCAACTACTGCCGCGGCGGCGTCGCGATCTCGCGCATCCTCGGCTGCCGCGGCGTCGCGGTGCTGCCCGAGGGCATGAGCGCCGAGCGGTTCCACTGGCTCGAGCGCTGGGTCGCCGACCCGGGCGACATCGTCCGCACCGTCGGCACCGAGAGCAACGTCAAGGAGATCTACGACACCTGCGCCGAGCTCGACCGCGATCCCGACAACGTGATCTTCAACCAGTTCTCGGAGTTCGCGAACCACCTCGTCCACCTCCACGTCACCGGCCCGGCGCTGGCGCGGGTGTTCACCGCCGCCGCCGCCACGCGCCCGGGCCTGCGCCTGGCCGCGTTCGTCTCGGCCACCGGCTCGGCCGGCACGATCGCCGCCGGCGACTACCTGAAGGACCACCACGGCGCGCGCATCGTCGCGGTCGAGGCGCTCGAGTGCCCGACCATGCTCTACAACGGCTTCGGCGAGCACAACATCCAGGGCATCGGCGACAAGCACATCCCGTACATCCACAACGTCACCAACACCGACGTCGCGGTCGCGGTGTCCGACCGCGCCACCGACGAGCTCAACGTCGTCTTCAACACCGACGTCGGCCGCGCGGCCCTGGCGGCGCGCGGCGTCCCGGCCGAGGTGGTCACCGCGCTCGCGCACTTCGGCCTGTCGTCGATCTGCAACGTGCTCGCGGCGATCAAGACCGCGAAGCAGCTCGGGCTCGGCCCCGACGACGCGCTGGTCACGGTCGCCACCGACGGCGCCGCGATGTACGCGACCGAGGTCGACAAGGCCATCGGCAAGCGGTTCGGCGGCACCTTCGATCGGGCCGCGGCCGAGCGCGCGCTCGACCTGCACCTGGCCGGCGCCACCACCGAGCACACGCTCGTCCTGGCGCCGATCGATCGCGACCGCATCTTCAACCTCGGCTACTTCACCTGGGTCGAGCAGCAGGGCGTCGCGCTCGCCGACTTCGAGCGCCGGCGCGGCCAGGACTTCTGGCGCGGGCTGCGGGCGGCGGTGCCGATCTGGGACGACCTCATCCGCGGGTTCAACGACGACGTCGGGGTGGCGCCAGCGTCGTGA
- a CDS encoding PLP-dependent lyase/thiolase: protein MTALRCTGCDLQIAADAPWPFRCPHAGDGRDHVLARDAAPAWQVAAGPIAGDPFVRYRALAYPWQVARARGLTDDAYVALVAQLDRAVAAVDGHGFAITPYRRLDDDRLWAKDETDNVAGSHKARHLFGLALWLEVAARTGLVTDDDRARPLAIASCGNAALAAAVVARALERRLRVFVPPSADPAVVARLTALGAELEACPRRPDDPPGDPCYHRFRAAVAAGALPFTCQGSDNGLTIDGGVTLGLELAEQDAARGAGPLDRVVVQVGGGALASAVAQGLRWAHDRGVIAHVPAVHAVQTAGCFPLVRAWRRVARALAIALSAPVAPAADDATDADGAHADAAVARWLTAHAPPTAIAAAITTAAVDRALFMWPWEQEPRSVASGILDDETYDWLAIVRAMLTTGGWPVVVTEAELLAARARAAAAGIRASATGAAGLAGVATITEAAGPRGADARVAVLLTGVER, encoded by the coding sequence GTGACCGCGCTGCGCTGCACCGGCTGCGACCTCCAGATCGCCGCCGACGCGCCCTGGCCGTTCCGGTGCCCCCACGCCGGCGACGGGCGCGATCACGTGCTGGCGCGGGACGCGGCGCCGGCCTGGCAGGTCGCGGCCGGCCCGATCGCCGGCGACCCGTTCGTGCGCTACCGCGCGCTCGCGTACCCGTGGCAGGTGGCCCGCGCCCGGGGCCTGACCGACGACGCCTACGTCGCGCTGGTCGCGCAGCTCGACCGCGCGGTCGCCGCCGTCGACGGCCACGGCTTCGCGATCACGCCGTACCGACGCCTCGACGACGACCGGCTGTGGGCCAAGGACGAGACCGACAACGTCGCCGGCTCGCACAAGGCCCGGCACCTGTTCGGCCTGGCGCTGTGGCTCGAGGTCGCCGCGCGCACCGGCCTGGTCACCGACGACGATCGCGCCCGCCCCCTGGCGATCGCCAGCTGCGGCAACGCGGCCCTGGCGGCGGCGGTCGTGGCGCGCGCGCTCGAGCGGCGGCTGCGGGTGTTCGTGCCGCCGTCGGCCGACCCGGCCGTGGTCGCGCGCCTGACCGCGCTCGGCGCCGAGCTCGAGGCGTGCCCCCGCCGGCCCGACGATCCGCCCGGCGATCCTTGCTACCACCGCTTCCGCGCCGCGGTCGCCGCCGGCGCGCTGCCGTTCACCTGCCAGGGCAGCGACAACGGCCTGACCATCGACGGCGGCGTCACCCTCGGGCTCGAGCTGGCCGAGCAGGACGCCGCGCGCGGCGCCGGTCCGCTCGATCGGGTCGTGGTCCAGGTCGGCGGCGGCGCGCTCGCGAGCGCCGTGGCCCAGGGACTGCGCTGGGCCCACGACCGCGGGGTGATCGCGCACGTGCCCGCGGTCCACGCGGTCCAGACCGCCGGCTGCTTCCCGCTCGTACGCGCGTGGCGCCGGGTCGCGCGCGCGCTGGCGATCGCCCTGTCGGCGCCGGTCGCGCCGGCCGCCGATGACGCCACCGACGCCGACGGGGCCCACGCCGACGCCGCCGTCGCCCGCTGGCTGACCGCGCACGCGCCGCCGACGGCGATCGCCGCCGCGATCACCACCGCCGCGGTCGACCGCGCGCTGTTCATGTGGCCGTGGGAGCAGGAGCCGCGCAGCGTCGCCTCGGGCATCCTCGACGACGAGACCTACGACTGGCTGGCGATCGTCCGCGCGATGCTCACGACCGGCGGCTGGCCGGTGGTGGTCACCGAGGCCGAGCTGCTCGCCGCCCGGGCCCGCGCCGCCGCCGCCGGGATCCGCGCCAGCGCCACCGGCGCCGCGGGCCTGGCCGGCGTGGCGACGATCACCGAGGCCGCCGGGCCGCGCGGCGCCGACGCGCGCGTGGCGGTCCTCCTCACCGGAGTCGAGCGATGA
- a CDS encoding cytochrome c: MTRTVRVALTETCNAYRGMPATVEELPALAEHLDLVRAANVDHHVALIRAAAALGTHVVGLGELFTGPYFALGRDPMWRALAEDAVTGPTVSTLREVARATAQVVVAPIYELDPRTGRRFNTAVVIGADGEVLGKYRKTHIPVGANEQAAFCETFYYDASDGDLGAWPANRSTNPYFPVFETGRVRLGVAICYDRHFEGVMAALADNGAELVLSPAVTFGAKSRRMWDLEFAVDAARHNLYIAGSNRKGVELPWTQPYFGASHVVGPAGLVPPLPSQPELIVADLDLDALAGADPSGWDLARDRRPAIYRSSRRLTWRIWYMAPMTTPTGRPAAWTLTLAAMIAGAAACKQAPSNCPPVTAAPAAPAAPAAPAAPTPTPAAAPAPEVPALPPPANAVQAEMQLLERAVRIAVTAVGRDQLAEIPHAIHAVHEARTATEQALEAGAWKPVTGTVEAFAAVDAEFHTRLEALVEGALAKDHAATAAALGNVLAGCQTCHATYRPTLRTSAAPTTAPAPADDHAHH; encoded by the coding sequence ATGACCCGCACCGTCCGCGTCGCGCTGACCGAGACCTGCAACGCCTACCGCGGCATGCCCGCGACCGTCGAGGAGCTGCCGGCCCTGGCCGAGCACCTCGACCTCGTCCGCGCCGCCAACGTCGATCACCACGTCGCGCTGATCCGCGCGGCCGCGGCCCTCGGGACGCACGTCGTCGGCCTGGGCGAGCTGTTCACCGGGCCCTACTTCGCGCTCGGCCGCGACCCGATGTGGCGGGCGCTGGCCGAGGACGCCGTCACCGGCCCGACGGTGTCGACCCTGCGCGAGGTCGCGCGCGCCACCGCGCAGGTCGTGGTCGCGCCGATCTACGAGCTCGACCCGCGCACCGGACGCCGCTTCAACACCGCGGTGGTGATCGGCGCCGACGGCGAGGTCCTCGGCAAGTACCGCAAGACCCACATCCCGGTCGGCGCCAACGAGCAAGCGGCGTTCTGCGAGACCTTCTACTACGACGCCTCCGACGGCGACCTCGGCGCCTGGCCCGCCAACCGCTCGACCAACCCGTACTTCCCGGTGTTCGAGACCGGCCGGGTCCGGCTCGGCGTCGCGATCTGCTACGACCGCCACTTCGAGGGGGTCATGGCCGCGCTCGCCGACAACGGCGCCGAGCTGGTGCTGTCGCCGGCGGTGACCTTCGGCGCCAAGTCGCGGCGCATGTGGGACCTGGAGTTCGCCGTCGACGCCGCGCGCCACAACCTCTACATCGCCGGCTCCAACCGCAAGGGCGTCGAGCTGCCGTGGACCCAGCCGTACTTCGGCGCCAGCCACGTCGTCGGCCCCGCCGGCCTGGTGCCGCCGCTGCCGAGCCAGCCCGAGCTGATCGTCGCCGATCTCGATCTCGACGCGCTCGCCGGCGCCGATCCGTCGGGCTGGGACCTGGCCCGCGATCGCCGGCCGGCGATCTACCGCAGCTCCCGACGACTGACCTGGAGGATCTGGTACATGGCACCGATGACCACCCCGACCGGACGCCCCGCCGCCTGGACGCTGACGCTGGCCGCGATGATCGCCGGCGCCGCTGCGTGCAAGCAGGCACCGTCGAATTGCCCGCCGGTCACCGCCGCACCCGCCGCACCCGCCGCACCCGCCGCGCCCGCCGCGCCGACGCCCACACCCGCCGCCGCCCCAGCGCCCGAGGTCCCGGCCCTTCCGCCGCCGGCCAACGCGGTCCAGGCCGAGATGCAGCTCCTCGAGCGCGCGGTGCGGATAGCGGTCACCGCGGTCGGCCGCGATCAGCTCGCCGAGATCCCGCACGCGATCCACGCGGTCCACGAAGCCCGCACCGCCACCGAGCAGGCGCTCGAGGCCGGCGCCTGGAAGCCCGTGACCGGCACGGTCGAGGCGTTCGCGGCGGTCGACGCCGAGTTCCACACCCGCCTCGAGGCCCTGGTCGAGGGCGCGCTGGCCAAGGACCACGCCGCCACCGCGGCCGCGCTCGGCAACGTCCTCGCCGGCTGCCAGACCTGCCACGCCACCTACCGACCGACGCTGCGGACCAGCGCCGCGCCCACGACCGCGCCAGCGCCCGCCGACGACCACGCGCACCACTGA
- a CDS encoding Zn-dependent hydrolase translates to MTAAVRVDGDRLRRRLGALAEVGAIDGGGVCRLALTDADRAGRELVVGWMRALGLAITVDGIGNVLGTRAGTADLPPVIIGSHIDTVRTGGKYDGNYGVLAGLEVIERLAEAGIATRHPIAVGFFTNEEGARFQPDMMGSAVHQGALALDVALATVGIDGARVGDELARIGYAGAAPVDAVRAAAYLELHIEQGPVLEREGVTIGAVTGVQGISWTELTLGGVSNHAGTTPMAMRADAGYVAAEIACFVRRLARDYGGAQVATVGHLTVRPNLVNVIPNQVVMTIDLRNTDEATLQRAERDTFAFVDQIAAAEGVTVAQRTLARFEPVAFAPAMIDRVEQVARAQGHTVRRMPSGAGHDAQMFAPRCPTGMIFVPSVGGISHNVREHTAPADLIAGADVLLEVVREVAGG, encoded by the coding sequence GTGACCGCGGCGGTGCGCGTCGACGGCGACCGGCTGCGGCGTCGGCTGGGCGCGCTGGCCGAGGTCGGCGCCATCGACGGCGGCGGCGTGTGTCGGCTGGCGCTGACCGACGCCGACCGCGCGGGCCGCGAGCTGGTGGTCGGGTGGATGCGCGCGCTCGGGCTGGCGATCACGGTCGACGGCATCGGCAACGTGCTCGGCACCCGCGCCGGCACCGCCGACCTGCCGCCGGTGATCATCGGCTCGCACATCGACACCGTGCGCACCGGCGGCAAGTACGACGGCAACTACGGCGTGCTGGCCGGGCTCGAGGTGATCGAGCGCCTGGCCGAGGCCGGGATCGCGACCCGGCACCCGATCGCGGTCGGGTTCTTCACCAACGAGGAGGGCGCGCGGTTCCAGCCCGACATGATGGGCAGCGCGGTCCACCAGGGCGCGCTGGCGCTCGACGTCGCGCTGGCCACGGTCGGCATCGACGGCGCGAGGGTCGGCGACGAGCTGGCGCGGATCGGCTACGCCGGCGCCGCCCCGGTCGACGCGGTGCGCGCGGCCGCGTACCTCGAGCTGCACATCGAGCAGGGGCCGGTGCTCGAGCGCGAGGGCGTCACGATCGGCGCGGTCACGGGCGTCCAGGGCATCTCGTGGACCGAGCTGACGCTGGGCGGCGTGTCGAACCACGCCGGCACCACGCCGATGGCGATGCGCGCCGACGCCGGCTACGTCGCCGCCGAGATCGCGTGCTTCGTGCGCCGGCTGGCCCGCGACTACGGCGGCGCCCAGGTCGCGACCGTCGGCCACCTGACGGTCCGGCCCAACCTGGTCAACGTCATCCCCAACCAGGTCGTGATGACGATCGATCTGCGCAACACCGACGAGGCCACGCTGCAGCGGGCCGAGCGCGACACGTTCGCGTTCGTCGACCAGATCGCCGCGGCCGAGGGCGTGACCGTGGCGCAGCGGACGCTGGCGCGGTTCGAGCCGGTGGCGTTCGCGCCGGCGATGATCGATCGGGTCGAGCAGGTGGCGCGGGCCCAGGGCCACACCGTCCGGCGGATGCCGAGCGGCGCCGGCCACGACGCCCAGATGTTCGCGCCGCGCTGCCCGACCGGCATGATCTTCGTGCCGTCGGTCGGCGGCATCAGCCACAACGTCCGCGAGCACACCGCGCCGGCGGACCTGATCGCGGGCGCCGACGTGCTGCTCGAGGTCGTGCGCGAGGTGGCGGGCGGGTAG